A region from the Nematostella vectensis chromosome 13, jaNemVect1.1, whole genome shotgun sequence genome encodes:
- the LOC5519486 gene encoding RING finger protein nhl-1 translates to MASGSSISSQSSIEKVREELTCSVCLEQFREPKMLPCFHTFCKECLEKTKQSFRGNLLCPTCRTKTSVTEHEMIQKLPNNFIVNRVLDALGAENSGELKCGSCNEIREPKWRCFDCKLFFCGLCYKAHGKKFPDHRMIPMEPEGDVFPARDPNLGPNLKSFCINHKEKELDLYCRDCQICVCTICFATAHQGHHLQNVELAMEEGKAKIKKQLLESQNRAELIGEARGVLEYKQDKFEKRFQDCKQQINKTLSQVIKAVSQKAEEMIEQLEKAHKTRQKALDCQQEDLRLQELKLNGAQTFAEQIIASSSGVEVLSSQKQVTEKLKDLNTSNGLGFIDKVNDFFEVHFDVSDALECISNARVEESSISPGETQLALKNTPVEGKPVVLTIATSSEGYVCFNPADRVIKVQITNPSNIDTRLDAKPKEIDYEAVFTPTEPGFYDIDVYIWDRKAWALPKKIFVSRNYMDTHQVQFGFGTHGTGCGQFQGPLGVAVDGAKYAVADSGNGRIQCCHHDGGFFAEVGVDDKPGVVFFPRALAYSRIGELAVIDSTNSQVHVYGCFGELARSFGKVGREIGEFYYPSGISVDEKNRFIIADSGNNRIQVLNSVGDFLLVFGSSGPEKLKSPESAIFTKDHFIVADTGNNVLKVFSADGSYKETIKLLNGEEFQSPCHVTSDPNGFLVICERGSHRLKVLSPDMNLITVLGMAGRLPGQLFYPECSVVTSDGAIAVADYGNNRIQVFF, encoded by the coding sequence ATGGCTTCTGGTTCGTCGATATCCTCCCAGTCTTCAATCGAAAAAGTTCGGGAAGAACTTACTTGCTCGGTATGCCTTGAACAATTTCGAGAGCCGAAGATGCTGCCTTGCTTTCATACTTTCTGCAAAGAATGTTTggagaaaacaaagcaaagttTTCGAGGAAACCTCCTATGCCCAACATGCAGAACGAAAACCTCAGTCACTGAGCATGAAATGATTCAAAAATTACCAAATAACTTTATCGTTAACCGAGTACTCGATGCTCTGGGTGCAGAAAACAGTGGGGAGCTGAAATGTGGTAGCTGCAACGAAATTAGAGAGCCAAAATGGCGCTGTTTCGATTGTAAGTTGTTCTTTTGTGGCCTTTGTTATAAAGCACATGGCAAGAAGTTCCCCGATCACCGAATGATTCCCATGGAGCCTGAGGGCGACGTATTCCCTGCGCGAGATCCAAACTTGGGTCCAAACTTGAAATCATTTTGCATCAATCATAAAGAGAAAGAGCTGGATCTTTATTGCAGGGATTGCCAAATATGTGTTTGCACAATCTGTTTTGCGACTGCACACCAAGGACATCATTTACAGAATGTGGAACTTGCAATGGAAGAGGGAAAAGCGAAAATCAAGAAGCAACTTCTCGAATCGCAAAACAGGGCTGAATTGATTGGAGAGGCGAGGGGAGTATTGGAGTATAAACAGGACAAATTTGAGAAACGGTTCCAGGATTGCAAACAACAGATCAATAAAACTTTATCTCAAGTTATAAAGGCAGTCAGCCAGAAAGCCGAAGAGATGATAGAACAGCTCGAAAAAGCCCACAAAACTAGACAGAAAGCTCTTGATTGCCAACAAGAAGATTTAAGGTTACAGGAACTAAAGCTCAATGGTGCACAGACCTTTGCAGAGCAGATAATAGCAAGCTCTTCCGGGGTTGAAGTCCTGTCTAGCCAGAAACAGGTCACAGAAAAGCTCAAAGACCTGAACACTAGTAATGGTTTGGGTTTTATAGACAAAGTAAATGATTTCTTTGAAGTACACTTTGATGTTTCTGATGCATTAGAGTGCATTAGTAATGCCCGAGTTGAGGAAAGTTCAATTTCACCAGGCGAAACACAACTTGCACTGAAGAACACCCCAGTGGAAGGGAAACCAGTAGTGTTGACGATAGCGACTTCATCAGAGGGTTATGTGTGCTTTAATCCTGCAGATCGTGTCATTAAGGTGCAAATCACTAATCCTTCTAATATTGACACTCGACTAGATGCTAAGCCCAAAGAAATAGATTATGAAGCAGTGTTCACCCCAACAGAGCCTGGGTTTTATGATATTGATGTTTACATATGGGATCGAAAAGCATGGGCGTtacccaaaaaaatatttgtgtcCAGGAATTACATGGACACGCACCAGGTGCAATTTGGTTTTGGGACGCATGGTACTGGGTGTGGTCAGTTTCAAGGCCCATTGGGGGTAGCTGTTGATGGTGCCAAGTACGCAGTTGCTGACAGTGGAAACGGTCGCATCCAATGCTGTCATCATGACGGGGGATTCTTTGCAGAAGTGGGAGTAGATGACAAACCTGGGGTGGTGTTCTTCCCCCGGGCTTTAGCCTATTCAAGAATTGGTGAGCTAGCTGTTATTGATTCTACAAATTCACAAGTTCATGTATATGGTTGCTTTGGTGAACTAGCTAGATCATTTGGGAAGGTTGGTAGAGAGATTGGTGAATTTTACTACCCTTCTGGGATCTCTGTTGATGAGAAAAACAGGTTTATCATTGCTGACTCAGGAAACAACAGAATCCAAGTTCTAAATAGTGTAGGTGATTTTCTACTAGTATTTGGAAGCAGTGGTCCTGAAAAGCTTAAGTCCCCAGAGAGTGCCATCTTCACAAAGGACCACTTCATTGTTGCTGACACAGGTAATAATGTGTTGAAAGTTTTCTCTGCTGATGGTAGCTACAAAGAAACAATTAAATTACTCAATGGAGAGGAATTCCAGTCACCGTGCCATGTGACCTCCGACCCAAATGGCTTTCTGGTCATCTGTGAAAGAGGAAGTCATAGGCTTAAAGTACTTAGCCCTGATATGAATCTCATCACTGTGCTGGGTATGGCAGGGAGACTGCCTGGCCAGTTGTTCTATCCAGAGTGCTCTGTTGTCACTAGTGACGGAGCAATAGCAGTGGCAGACTATGGCAACAACAGGATTCAAGTGTTTTTCTAG